The Thiohalobacter sp. region GCATTTCGGCATCGAGGCGCCCTATGTGCTGATCGGCCTGGTCAAGGAAGAAGAACACCTGGTCGACACCTCCACCCGCGGCCGCTTCCGGCTCGATCCCGACTATGCCGCCGACCAGCTGGCCGTGCTGGGCAAGGCCCAGGTGTACTTCAGCCGCCCCAACGACCTGCCCTGGTTCCGGCGCCGTGACGGCAAGCTGGAACTGGCGAACACCTTCAATCCCTACTGGGATGCGCGGCTGGTGGATACCAGCTACCTGGACCGCACCATGGCCCTGGCCATGCAGCAGCGCCAGCCCTGGCTGCCGCGCGACGTCAATGCCGCCTTCAATGGTCTCAACCGGCTGGTGAGCCTGCTGCCCACGCCATGACCCGCGACCGACGACAACAAACCGGACAGGCCATGACCGAGTTCGTGATCTCGGCTGCCTTCGTGCTGGTGCCGCTGTTCCTGATCGTGCCGGCGGTGGGCAAGTACATCGACATGAAACACGCGGCAGTGGCCTCGGCCCGCTACAGCACCTGGGAATACACCGCGCACTATGCCCGTGCCGGTGACCAGTCTTCCGGCTTCAGCGCCGTCAGCCGTGCCCAGCGACCGGTCAAGCCCTTGCGCGATGTGGCACTGGAGGCCGAACGCCGCCACTATGGCAACAGCGCGCTGCCGCTGGACACCCATGCCGACCGTGGCGGCCTGGCCCAGTCCGAGCTGCGACCGCTGTGGCGCTATCACGATGGCACACCCATGTACCTGGCCGCCGCCAACCGCCCCGTCTCCGCCGTCGGCCCCGGACGCACGCCGGACCCCACCGGCATCTTCAGCGGCGTGCTCACCGCCTTCAACAAGCTGGCCCGCGCCCTTGCCGGCGCACTCGGGGCGCTGGGCGTGGACGGCGGCTTCGATGCCGTCAACGACCGGGGCCGCTTCGGTGTGGAAGTGGCGATGCGCGCAGAGAACGCCCCGCGCTGGACACCGCTGAAGAAGGCCAACCGCGCCCCGCTGTTCCTGCAGGACCTGAACCTAGTCATGACCGCGCGCGGCGCCCTGCTCACCGATGGCTGGGCCGCGGGCGGCGTACAGCATGCCAACCGCCAGTCGCGGGGACTGGTGGCCGGCGCCCTGCTGGACCCCATCCTCAATCGCTGGATCCCGATCCAGTCCCTGGCCTCGACCATCCTGCTCAGCCCCGAACTTGGGCCGAACAATCTGCAGTTCGGCATCATGCCCACCGACGATGTGCCGCCGGGCAAGCTGTCGCCCGATACCCGCTCGGTGTCCTGTCCGGGAGGCTACTGTGAATACTGAGCCGCGACGCCTGCCCCTGACCCTGCTGCTGGCCCTCGGCGGCCTCGCGCTGGCGGCCCAGGCGCGCGACGATTTCCCGCCCCCGCCCGACAGCCGGGTGGAACTGGTGGCCGGGGAGACCACGGCGCTGGGCATGCAGCTGGCCATCCGCCGCTTCCGCAGTGACCTCAAGGCCGAACAGGTAATCGATTTCTACCGCAAGCTCTGGGGCAAAGACGCCGCGGTCAGTGAAGCGCCGCCCTGGCGTATGGTCGGCACCGTCGACGATGGCCACTATCTCAATGTCCAGGTCCGGGACGAGGCCGACGGCAGCGAGGGCCTGCTCAGCAAAAGCGACTTGCCCGAGCGCCTCAGCAGCGGCCGCTACCAGCCCGCGCCACGCCACACGGACTTCCCGCGCATGAGCGGCAGCGATCTCATATCGATCAGCAACAGCCGCGATGCGGGCAAGACCGGCCGCCTGGTGCAACTGCAGAACGACTTCTCCGTGGCCAGCAATGCCCGCTTCTATCGCCGCCACTACGAGGGCCAGGGCTACACCACGGTGATGGACGAGGCGGTGGCGCCACGCGAGCAGGGCCGCGTGCTCTACTTCCAGCGCGGACCGCATAACGTGACCGTTACCATCAACCGGGTCGAGGACCGAACTTCCGTCATCGCCAGCGACGTCAGCGAGGGATTCCTGCCATGAACCGCAACGCAGGCCGCCAGGGCGGCCAGTCAATGGTCGAGTACACCGTCATCCTGGCCGCGCTCACGGCCGCCCTGCTGGCGGCGGGGCCGGGCTCGGTGGAGGAACTGCGCCAGGGCGTGGTCGACAAGCAGCGCGGCTACAGCTATGCCGTCTCGCTGTCGGAGATCCCCGAGTCGGGCGATCTGCAGGAGATTGCGGCCTACTACAAGCGTCTGGGCAAGTATCCGGCGTTGCAGCCGCAGCTCGCCGCCGGGGGGCAGAAGCTGAGCCAGTTCGTCAGCCAGCTGGAACAGGCCGACAAGCTGTTGTCGCAATTCGATCCCGCCAATGCCGGCAAGCCGCTGCAGCACCTGCCCGGCTGGCCTCCGCCACTGCCCGGGCTGTAGCCGGCCGATCCGACCGCACTCACCGAAACCGACGGGGACAAGAAGAAACGTGGACAAGAAGAACCTCAAGCTGCTGCTCATCGCCCTGGGCCTCGGCGCACTGGCCGCCCTGCTCTCCTTCCTCTATCTCAAGGCCCGCGAGGCCGAGCTGCGTGCCCAGCTCACGCCACACGAGGAAATGGTCGAGGTCGTCGTCGCCTCGCGTGACCTGGTCAAGGGCGACAAGCTCAACGCCAGCAATCTCGCCGTGCGCAGTGTCCCGGCCAAGTATGTCGATGACAATGCCGTACGCCCGAGCCAGTTCGAGGAAATCGACGGCCAGGTGCTGAACCAGAACCTGGCCTCGGGACGGCCGCTGATGCGCAGTTATGTGGCGCGCGAGTTTCCCCTGGACTTCTCCGATACCATTCCGCTCAAGCGCCGTGCCATGACCATACAGGTCGACGAGGTGAACTCGGTGTCCGGCTTCGTCCGTCCGGGTGACCGCATCGACCTGTTCGCCCTGCTGCCGCCGGGTGCCGTGGACGAGAAGGACGACAGTCACCAGGTCATGCCCCTGCTCGAAAACGTGGAGGTGCTGGCCACCGGCCGCGACGCCGCCCGCGACTACGAGGAAAAGGTGCGCCTGCTGCGGGGCGGGGTTGCCGCCCAGCCGGATGACAGTTACACCACCCTCACCCTCAACGTGACCCCGCGCGAGGCCGCGGTGCTGGCGACCGCGCGCGAGAAGGGTGACCTGCTGGCCGTGCTGCGCAATCGCAAGGACGACAGCGGTTCCGGCTTCACCCGCGTCACGCCTGCGGATCTGCGTTCCAACGCCGAACGCCTCGCCCAGGCCGCGGCGGTGCGTGCCAGCACGGAACAGCTCGGCGAGGTGCGTCGCGACGCCGACGGCAACATCATCACGGCCGACGGGCGAAAGATCGCCGGCGACAAGCTGGTGGTGGCCGAGGATGGCACCCTGATGACCCGCGATGGCGTGGTCCTGTCCGGCCGCGGCCTGCAGGTCAACGACAAGGGCCAGCTGATCACGCCGGACGGCAAGGTGGTCGACCCCGACCGGGTCCGTGTCGCCGCCGACGGCAGCCTGATCACCGCCGACGGCACGGTGGTGGCGGGTGCCCCGGGCACCCGCACCAGTGGCGTAACCGTCAACCCCGACGGCACCGTCACCACCGCCGACGGCCGGGTACTGACCGGCGTCGAGCTCAACAAGGACGGCAAGATCGTCCTGCCCGACGGCACCGTGGTCGATCCCAGGGACGTGGTCGTGCGTGCCGACGGCACCGTGCTCACCCGCGACGGCAAGGTGCTGGCGGGCGTGGGCACTACCCAGGCAGCCGGCACCCTGACCCGCAATGCCGACGGCTCGGTGACCACGGCCGACGGCACCGTGCTGGCCGGGGCCAGACTCGACAAGGACGGCAAGCTGGTACTGGCCGACGGCACCGTGGTCGACCCGAAGGACGTGGTCATCCATCCCGACGGCACCGTGACCACCCGTGACGGCAAGGTGCTCAAGGGCATCCAGGCCGGCGAGGCGGCCGGCAGCCTGCGCGCCGATGCCGACGGCACCATCCGCACTGCCTCGGGTGCCATCATCGAGGGCGCCACCCTGCGCGAGGACGGCAAGCTGGTGCTCCCCGACGGCACCGTGGTCGATCCGAAGGACGTGATCGTCCACCCCGACGGCAGCGTGACCACCCGTGACGGCAAGGTGCTCAAGGGGCTGACGGCACGCAATGTGCGCCGTGCCGGTGTCGCGCCGAAGATCACCGCCACCACCCCGTTGTACGAAGTGGACTACATCGTCGGCGGAGACAGCGACAATGGCGTCGCCAACGTCCGAAAGATTCCGGTGATGCCCTGATCCGGTCGTGGAACAAGAAATCGAAAAACGGGAAAGACAGATGAAAAACACCATCAACCGAAGCCTGCTGGGCATCCTGCTTGTGCTGTTCATGGCCTGGGCGCTGCAAGCCCAGGCTGACAGCCTGCTGCGACTCTATGTCGGCGACATGCAGGTCCTGCCGCTGGGCGAGATCAAGCGCGTCGCCGTCGGCAACGGCGGCGTGCTGAGCACTTCCATCCTCGAGGACGGCCAGTTGCTGGTGCTGGCAGAGAAGGAGGGCGAGACCGAAATGCGGGTCTGGCTCACCGACGGCAGCGAGCGGGTATACAAGATCAGCATCGCCAAGCAGGACACGCTGCAGGCCTCTTCCGAGGCACGCTCCGCCCTGCGCAACCTGCCTGGCGTGACCCTGCGCCGGGTAGGCAACAACATCGTGGTCGAGGGCAAGGTAGACGGCGACGGCAAGGCACTGATCGAGAAGATCAACGCCACCTACAAGCTGATCGATCTCACGGTGCAGAACGACCGCATCCCGCTGAAGGAGATCCTGGCCAACATCCCGGGCATCCAGGTGCGCGAGGTCGGCAAGTTCTCGGTGGTGGAGGGACAGGCCGACGAGCCCACCGCCAAGCTGATCGAATCCGTGATCAAGAACTTCCCCAACGTGGTGAACCTGGTGCGCACCGACCTGGTGAAGCCCGAGCGCATGGTGTACATGAAGGTACAGATCACCGAGTTCAACACCAGCCGGCTGGAGAATCTCGGCATCGCCTGGGAAACCAGCTTCCCCGGGCCCGCGGCCGGCGTCGCCGTCGACTTCACCCGCAAGGGCGACCTCAGCGCGCTTGCAGGCAGCGTGCTGTCGGGCGTGACCAGCCAGACGGCCGCCACATCGGCCATCGGCTACTTCGGCCTCGCCACCCAGATCTCGTCGACCATCAACCTGGCCATCTCCAACGGCGATGCCCTGCTGCTCGCCTCCCCCACCCTGAGCGCAGCCAGTGGTGGCAAGGCCGAGTTTCTCTCCGGCGGCGAGGTGCCCGTGCCGGTGCCCGGGCCCGATCTCACCACCACCATCGAGTACAAGCAGTTCGGCATCATCCTCAACATCGAGCCGACCGCCGACGACAAGGGCAACGTGCGCGCCAAGGTCGAAACCGAGGTCAGCAGCATCGACCAGTCCACTGCGGTGGACAACACGCCCGGCTTCCGCACCCGGCGCACCAGCGCCGAGGTCAGTCTCAAGCAGGGGCAGACCCTGGTCATCAGCGGCCTGGTCAACCGAGAGGTGGCCGAGGATGTCTCCAAGCTGGCCGGACTGGGTGATCTGCCCATCCTGGGTGCGCTGTTCCGCTCCAGCAACTTCCGCAACGGCCACAGCGATCTGGTCATCTTCATCACACCCTATGTGTATGACGCCGATTCCCCGGTCAACAGGGCCCAGCTCGAGCGCGCGGACCAGTTGCGCGCCCGTTTCCTGAAGAACATCGAGAAGAACGGCGACATACTGGACTGAGAACATGTTTGACATCATCGTCATCACGGACAAGGGCAAGACCACCAAGCGGGTGCGCTGCATGATCAAGCAGTGCACCATCGGCAAGTCCCGGGACAACCTCATCCAGATCCGCGGCTGGCGCATCGCCCCGGTTCACTGCCGGATCGAAATGACCGACAAGGGCATCTACATCGAGGACACCAGCGAGGGCATCGGAACCCAGGTCAACGGCGAGAAGGTCCAGTACTACGGGCCGCTGCGCGGTGCCGACATCATCAGCATAGGTGCCTACGAATTCCGCATCGGCGCGGTGTCGACCGACGATGCCGAGGAGGTCGTCAGCAACTACCAGGAACTGCCGGAGAGCAGCGACTGGACAGTGGAAACCTTCTTCGGACCCGCCGCCGCAGCCGGCAGCGGCGAGGACGGTGCCGATGCCCGGCCGAGCGAGGAGGAAATCAACCGCCAGCGCACGGCCATGTGGCGCAACCGGCTTCACCAGGACGTGCTGCGCATGATGGACCTGCGTCGTACCGACGTGGCCGACATGGACGATGAGGAGCTGCGCAACAGCGTCGAGGCCATGATCGACGAGGTCCTTGGTGCCCATGCCGCGGAACTGCCCGACTAC contains the following coding sequences:
- the cpaB gene encoding Flp pilus assembly protein CpaB, whose translation is MDKKNLKLLLIALGLGALAALLSFLYLKAREAELRAQLTPHEEMVEVVVASRDLVKGDKLNASNLAVRSVPAKYVDDNAVRPSQFEEIDGQVLNQNLASGRPLMRSYVAREFPLDFSDTIPLKRRAMTIQVDEVNSVSGFVRPGDRIDLFALLPPGAVDEKDDSHQVMPLLENVEVLATGRDAARDYEEKVRLLRGGVAAQPDDSYTTLTLNVTPREAAVLATAREKGDLLAVLRNRKDDSGSGFTRVTPADLRSNAERLAQAAAVRASTEQLGEVRRDADGNIITADGRKIAGDKLVVAEDGTLMTRDGVVLSGRGLQVNDKGQLITPDGKVVDPDRVRVAADGSLITADGTVVAGAPGTRTSGVTVNPDGTVTTADGRVLTGVELNKDGKIVLPDGTVVDPRDVVVRADGTVLTRDGKVLAGVGTTQAAGTLTRNADGSVTTADGTVLAGARLDKDGKLVLADGTVVDPKDVVIHPDGTVTTRDGKVLKGIQAGEAAGSLRADADGTIRTASGAIIEGATLREDGKLVLPDGTVVDPKDVIVHPDGSVTTRDGKVLKGLTARNVRRAGVAPKITATTPLYEVDYIVGGDSDNGVANVRKIPVMP
- a CDS encoding type II and III secretion system protein family protein; translated protein: MKNTINRSLLGILLVLFMAWALQAQADSLLRLYVGDMQVLPLGEIKRVAVGNGGVLSTSILEDGQLLVLAEKEGETEMRVWLTDGSERVYKISIAKQDTLQASSEARSALRNLPGVTLRRVGNNIVVEGKVDGDGKALIEKINATYKLIDLTVQNDRIPLKEILANIPGIQVREVGKFSVVEGQADEPTAKLIESVIKNFPNVVNLVRTDLVKPERMVYMKVQITEFNTSRLENLGIAWETSFPGPAAGVAVDFTRKGDLSALAGSVLSGVTSQTAATSAIGYFGLATQISSTINLAISNGDALLLASPTLSAASGGKAEFLSGGEVPVPVPGPDLTTTIEYKQFGIILNIEPTADDKGNVRAKVETEVSSIDQSTAVDNTPGFRTRRTSAEVSLKQGQTLVISGLVNREVAEDVSKLAGLGDLPILGALFRSSNFRNGHSDLVIFITPYVYDADSPVNRAQLERADQLRARFLKNIEKNGDILD